From Humisphaera borealis, the proteins below share one genomic window:
- the neuC gene encoding UDP-N-acetylglucosamine 2-epimerase — protein sequence MAKLLRRNVCFVTGTRAEYGLMARTLEAIETHPSLKLQVIATGMHLDRSRGSTVDQIRYPKEGVSAIVPWPPVKDAAGTAVATGQAMARLAEQYKRLRTDVALVVGDRVEAFAAAGAANVSGLCVAHVHGGDRALGLVDDSLRHAVTKLSHLHFPATAESARRLIRLGEDPWRVHRVGSPGLDGITRDAAAKTDVAAVSGTSGPFLLVSLHPASDDPTVEAVRANTVLRAVQGSAFASAVVVYPNNDPGSAGIVKHYRRVARSHPVGGSSNGPSIRFHPNLSRALWLGLVRDAVALVGNSSSGIIEAASFGTPVVDIGPRQQGRERGKNVAHCGYETGEILALLRTIWHRGNPIRFPRRNIYGDGKAANKIAARLADATLDDRLIRKLIAY from the coding sequence ATGGCTAAACTTCTTCGGCGCAACGTCTGCTTTGTTACAGGCACCCGTGCCGAGTACGGGCTGATGGCGCGAACGCTGGAGGCGATCGAGACGCACCCGTCGCTTAAGCTGCAGGTCATCGCCACCGGTATGCACCTCGACCGCTCCCGGGGAAGCACCGTCGATCAGATCCGCTATCCAAAAGAGGGCGTCTCAGCGATCGTCCCGTGGCCTCCTGTGAAGGATGCCGCCGGCACCGCCGTTGCCACCGGCCAGGCGATGGCACGTCTTGCCGAGCAGTACAAACGTCTTCGGACCGACGTGGCCCTGGTCGTCGGTGATCGCGTCGAGGCCTTTGCGGCGGCGGGGGCGGCGAATGTGTCCGGCCTGTGCGTGGCGCACGTGCATGGCGGCGACCGTGCCCTGGGCCTGGTCGATGACAGCCTGCGGCACGCCGTCACCAAGTTGTCTCACCTTCATTTCCCGGCTACCGCGGAAAGTGCCCGGCGCCTGATCCGTCTGGGGGAAGATCCCTGGCGCGTCCATCGGGTCGGATCGCCGGGTTTGGATGGAATCACCCGCGACGCCGCCGCCAAGACCGATGTCGCCGCCGTGAGTGGTACTTCGGGACCGTTCCTGCTCGTCTCGTTACATCCGGCGTCTGACGATCCAACGGTTGAAGCCGTGCGCGCCAACACCGTGTTACGGGCGGTGCAGGGGTCTGCGTTTGCATCGGCAGTGGTGGTCTACCCCAACAATGACCCGGGATCGGCCGGTATCGTGAAGCACTATCGCCGCGTCGCGCGAAGCCATCCGGTCGGTGGCTCATCCAACGGGCCGTCGATCCGTTTTCATCCGAATCTGTCGCGTGCGCTGTGGCTCGGGTTGGTTCGCGACGCAGTCGCGCTTGTCGGCAATAGCTCCAGTGGCATCATTGAGGCGGCGAGCTTTGGTACGCCGGTGGTCGATATCGGTCCTCGCCAACAGGGGCGGGAACGGGGGAAGAACGTCGCCCACTGCGGCTACGAAACCGGCGAGATTCTCGCTCTGCTGCGAACGATCTGGCATCGCGGGAACCCGATTCGCTTTCCCAGGCGGAACATCTATGGCGACGGAAAAGCCGCGAACAAGATCGCTGCTCGACTCGCTGACGCAACGCTCGACGACCGGCTCATCCGGAAACTGATCGCCTATTGA